tcatatttacaaaatgatttaCAACGTACAAGCAAAACATTTGTCAATTTATACTGTAAATTTTGAAGTATAATATTAGTCGAATAaattaagtgaaatattttatgtatttttgagTTACATACTGTTTTCAAAGGAATAATCTagtacagaaaaaataaaaatggctttTTTTccgtgtaaatttaaaatacatcggCAACACATGTCGAAGTTTCAATTACGAAAGACGACAAGTTTATCTTGCCCAGTTCGTGCTGTTTGAACACTCCCGAAATAAACATAGGACGGTTTTAATTCACGTAGTTATAAGCCGATGAGGAAACGCTGGAATGTAAACATTTCAGGCAAATATTGCGCATTTAATGTTctctaaaatttttaatttcaatagtcTAGACCGATATATcccaaaaattaataaagatataattatatgttatacggTGACATTGGCAGCATCAGAAATGTGGCctactataatatacaagtattatatttctttttacatatttatctatttatcattCATCCAttcttatttactatatatgtactcgatataatatttaacttatattaattcGCCACCACACCCGTGCTTTCGAGACGCGCGGGTCACCGCCTCGGCTTATCTTTTTTATGCACCGCGTCAGGACTTCGAGAAAAATGCGCGCGCGCCGCTACGCCGAGCCTCGCACCAGTCGGTACTCGAGTTCTCGCCGCGAAACCCCTGTCGCCTACTATCGCCCCGCTCATGCTAGCTTATCCACCGCGCATTCGCTTTcctttataagtatttttatgtaattgtgcTCACTTTACTTTCTGCTTGTTTCTTCTACCTGTTATACTTCTATGGACTAATTGGCTGTGTGAACTATCCTTGTGTGCATTCGTGTTGAACtgtattgtgtataatatattgttcgtgcaattaataattaaaagtgataCACTGTAGGAATCACTTGCTTATTTTACCGCCTATATACATCTACACAAACATACTCACCGCCTACAACCATagaaattttaacgattccttaTAACAACAACACCAACCTTatgaaccaagatgttatgcccctagtgcctgtagttacattagcTAGATCACCctccaaactggaacacaaccgTTGTGTAACGGTAGAATATACCACGCACGAGGCAATAAGGGCTTAGTTAATAACGTTTTTAACGGGTGTTTGGTTAAATTCTCTCTCTTTAAGTCATCACTGATATAACATTCCgtaaattcaaaaacattttaaacattcaaAGGAAGAAGACAAACATAGTGTAGCTATTTACCActtaaattgatagttaaagccgttagttatttaataagtattaataaaggTGTGACTTAGACGTTACTTTACTGGCTTtttcgtaatataaaatttctccTTAGACAATAAAACGTAATAACGAACGATGACCTTTAATaggaaagaaataaataattaatagcatTATCGTCGGTGCTTAGCTTCTGACTTAGGTTGCAAAATGTCTTTCAAGATAATTTCCCATTCGGtgattcaataaaatgttagaAAACTACATTTTTCTGGGATGGAACTTGTAAACAAGATTTATTGCTTTTCTTGATGctataaaaattttcaaaagtTGAGCTCttctttaaaatctaaattacttaataacttgagtagttaaagtttaattaaaaagcaaattaaaatatagataagatTTAGTACAAAAGATTAttacgaaattttatatattaaaacatattatatcatacGATGTAAAAATTTAGAGTATTTAAGAATGGCTTCaaggctatttatttattttatttaataagataaacaacaCCCGCTGTAATTTTCTCTCCGGTTCTTCTCCCGTCCGGTTGACTTATTTTCCGaaatatttacagttttttcttggaatatacataaatttatcttaCTAATTTTTATCAAGCGAACATTGGAATCGATTCAATGATTTTACGACGTTTGCTTTCGTTCgtctttatattttgaaatacatacaaatataattaggaAATTGTAACTAACTCATTTGTCTACCAATATAACTTATAAGGCTAAAATATATTCGATGCCGGGCCATAACATCgctttatgaaattataaaagtttttattctattgtattaaaacacaaatatgtAATCTTGAAAACAGtatttcatttatgtaataggtaggcggacgagcaggTAGGCCACTTGATTGTAAGTGggtaccgcccatagacatttatgctgtaagaaataataaccatttccTACATCACACCAATGTTTTAACCTTGggaggtacaagggacataacattataatgttatgtcccttgtacctgtagttacattggctcactcacctatcaaaccggaacaaaatactaagaattgctgtttggcggtataatatctcagtgggtggtacctacccagacgggcttggacaaagccctaccaccaattaaatatGATAGTATGATGAATGTGTAAAcatccttaaaatatttttatagccaATGAAAACTATTTTCGCCAAATTCGCAggaaattttacattaattaaaggTTCTTAACTAATTACTTTATGTATGTTTTCGCTAATTTAACTTTACTAAGTTGTTTCACTATAAGACGATCATTTTACACGTTTAAATGATGAATGGTTATAATATAAGACACAGTGATGGTCATTGTACCTTAAGAGGggtaataatttacttataaaatgagGAAAAACAAGAAAGATATTAATACTTAACAGTGAATCTTTACGagttctaatataattataattagtaatattttttactttcaatgtaaattataacacgtttcaataaaacctttgtatatttattgtattttggtTACaagataatttatcttataattagtacaataaattaataagagtAGGTTACATTGAAAAGTTGATCaatcacataaaaaatgtaGATGAATTTCGAAATTTGATTTGCTTGCTCGAGTTGCTTGTCGAATCTTTGAACAGGAGgaagtaaataataagtatttgatGATTATAACACAAGTAACAAACTTCCTTGTCCCTCATATCCTCAGAATATTCCAAGGAACACTTTCGAAACTTGGAACGTTATTACGCTTTTAGCGTATATTAAGTCGTCTCATTTCTTTACCTCAGTAAACTCGAAGTTGAACGTTAGTTTTGCCGTAATAACTGAGtctaacttaattttaataaaacacctGCGTTTTACTAAGATTCATTAATGTAAATGTCGTTTAAAGTTTGATGtccgttttatttattcaattattccGCTTAGAGTAAAACgagtttttatgatttatagtttatttcattgaaatcaagAGCTAATATTGACTAGGAAGGACAAAGGAacccaatttatattttattttttaagtatagaatgttatatttttttctttagtttaaagaatttgaaaaaaaaatcagctgttagtaggttttttttgtaacatgtcaagtcttatttaaacaatgttcATTAACATAGAAACACGAATTATTATCCATCttatacatcgccaatgccttGGGAACATGTATTTAActgaatatgttaaattaaatgttgctGAATAATcactgaatataattatttatttttttcatcttttgaatacattaaacattttataacattgaaacgtttgtttttttttcttacctaCAGCAACAGATAAATGTGTCACATATtgaaatacagataaataatatttattaaaacgtaatttCCAATCGATTTGTACAAACTACGAGCAAAGTAACATCATAATAGCAACTTAACGTCAACATgagatattaaacaaaatactttaaaaaaataattactgcaaTTAAAGTAACTggtgtttttttcattttgtacaAATCGCATTGAATTCTATGATATTATGCTTTAGATACGAGTAATTTTTGATTACATAACTATGATAAACTTATTCTGTATATActtcaagtaaatatttattatttatattatgcaatattgtcataaatagaattaatatttttaacgacataaatatataagcttaattttaattttttttatgtaaataaattaaaaatattgctttattttatttcaatacacattaaaataaataaaataaaacatttccttGTGCTcgcattgattaaatattaatgctgATCTGAAATTAgattcattaaatattgttacagtTTATTCACATAGCTTATGTTAACTTATGtatcgattattataatatcgtgaatatatttttgcaatagTTTTAATCAATCTTATTATTGCCGTATCATATGGCTACTGCTTATTTACACTGCAACAGTTACGGCGCTAACTGACTTAgaaccatttaaaataattttaataaatctatttacttttaaaacaacttTCCAGACTTATTGcacttttagtaaataatattgatactcactataaatagattaatcataatttattacattagcagcctgtgaatttcccactgctgggctaaggcctcctctccctttgaggagaaggtttcgagcatattccaccacgctgccccagtgcgggttggtggaatacacatgtggcagaatttcgttgaaattagacacatgcaggcttcctcgcgatgttttccttcaccgccgaggacgagatgaattataaacacaaattaagcacatgaaaattcagtggtgcctgcctgggttcgaacccgaaatcatcggttaagatgcacgcgttctaaccactgggccatctcggctatttcatatcataatttatacattaattaatatatttaaattaaactaaatagaataatttatctctattaaatctatttaacaTGTCATGAAAACCGCTTTGAATGtcatatctaaaatatttatacgcaTTTATCAGCCATTGAGATGAGCTATTgcgtaagaacaaactcgaaattcAAAGCAGgacattattatgtaatatctgAGAGGGATATACGACAGTGactataatatgaataacatttaaattacacaagaATCATAATAGCGCGGCACCGTCAGTCGGTTTAAACATATCATAGTTTATTAAATCCATATAATGCTTTCTGGACacgttcatatatataatttaatgatgttACCATaacgaacattttattttaaaaactaaggcattttttttatataataattaatattaagatttttacgaaataaattaattattaatacaaatgtcAATGAAAATTCGGTCACctataatagatattataatagacGTAAAACGTTAGCTACAAATAGATCGCAACAATCCAACATCATGGATTATGTAACGAGAATGACCTACTGAAACTTACGActgaattataagaaataaaaatgtatgcatttcgcaaattttacaatattatgtgCTTAAAGATCGAGGTATGTTATCTTGGTGGCAGTGAAAGCAGCAGCACCAGCAAGCGTTGCAGCAACTGCGACTACAGCTGCCGTGGAGCCAGTGATCTTTACTGCGAATCCCATGATCACCGAGATACATAATTGAGCTACGAACACACAGCTGCTGACCACTGCCACATCGGTGCCGATACCGCGTTCCTGTTCACTACCACCACCATCGCTGTCCCACTggaatgtcaaaatattataatagcagcgttaaattttaataccatttctcagtgtttatttttttaaacaatatatcgtCGATTATGAAGAATTATTAACTTAGAtgattttgttgtatctgtGGGGTGTGAACGCCGTGACAtaatgagtcacgtgatcggaatcgttTGAAGGGACAACTGCCACATATTGAATTCTTTGGAGAGCGATGAGTCGgaagctaattattattatagagagCGATACAGTTCGGGCCTTCCGAACGGGACCGTTGGTTCACGCAACTCGGAgagttataatatacctactttataatttgtgatagCTGATTACCTACATAAAGTACAAGAATTGTCATATTGTATGGTTGTGGTTAATTGCCTGAGACCTACGCCATGAACCCTGTACCGGAAGCTCCTACCGATGACGGGCGTGCCGCTGATCTATCGCAGTCGccgtcaaatatataaatacggtAAAAAGGTTTGATTGATAAGGGATCGACCACTTACTAGGGGTCACAAATCTATTAATGTTTATGCTTTCCTATAAACATACAGTTATTATTTGacgacaatttaaaatatttacaaatattgtctaactataatatagataatcGTAATAGTTTCAGATATCGCCCTCTCTTGGTTAGAGGCCTCTCAATAAGATATTACATGTTAAGTTGTGctcataatattaatgtaatatgttgaaattataatttaggatATAATTTTGGTCAAGTATTCTCTAGTAACACATCGTAGTGaccatataacaaaaataaagaaatttgccCAATTTTGCGTGTTATATTAATCgagtttttaataacaatgttacagataattgctatttattagtaaaaataaaagaagtgagtcgtatatatttcttaaaattatctgtaagtaattatattgtacatttaaaaaaatatattataaatataatatatcaaaagttaaaatttaaatttttatcttggGTTTATGTTACTAATATATTACAGCTAAACCTTACCATTCCCGTTGCATGATAATGAGCAACCAGTAAATATGGCATGGTGAATAGTGTTGAGTACATTATTCCAGCAGTCCAGCTGAAGAGCAGCACGGCAGCACGAGCTCGGAGAATGCACAGCATAAGCATGCCACAGCTGTACGTACACAATCCACCTACATACACTTTCTTGGCACTGAAACATATGAGAaatgaaaagtttaaataaatttcgtataattttattataattaatttatagtatttaattttactttttaacttaaaaacaaagtttcGAAATCTATCCGAAGATTTAATCAttctatcaattattttaatatattattataatacattaatatttttatttaaaatacattcaaatcaaCAATCTCAATCCaatacatcaataaaaaaaattaaaaaattaaaaaaaatatatatattgacaggATGACAGGAAATACAAATGTGATATCGaatgtaatcaaattatttaataataaaaagtaacttaatttcagcaaatgataataatttgtaatttaacaaattaatattattaattaatttatacttcgaatcaataattatttatactggAATCGAACGTAAATTTTGTTGATCGGCTTTACGACCCAACTTAAATATCAGTTGAAAGAGGATAAGAAGTATGGCGGGCTTTTAAAAAAGATTAGATGGGAGATAAATGAAAATGGCGTGTGTTTTATAgctcataaatataattcataaattgatgaaataaaagtaaagtgtgattttttaaataaataattaaagtaattaatattctaaattttaatattacaaattattatcatttacgacctctgtggtcgagttgtgtgtacaccggttttcatgggtacgccactccgaggtcccgggttcgattcccggccgaggcgaagtagaaaaagttcattagttttctatgttgtcttgggtctgggtgtttgtggtaccgtcgttacttctgattttccataacacgagtgcttcagttacttacattggaatcagagtaatgtatgtgatgttgtccaatatttatttatatacttacattaataatactaatgaatacaataatattattttacaaatagcgAACTGATTTTGTTAtaacgttattatattattggaaaTAAATCATCGTAATATGGATAAACGTAATGCGAAAGGTACTTCAACGCCAGATTGTTTTTCGTTTATAGATAGTTAATTTTCTTGTCCGTCGTTCTTTTCTTAAGGTAAATATAACATGAAGCTATATGGGCTATTTAAGCCATCAATAAATGGACTATAACAGGCTATAACATCAGTTTcttataaatagaaacaataataataataatagactgTCAGTTACATATAAGCACTACagcgttattatattaaatatagttgaagtaatatagtttattaaattctgAAGTCATATTTAAGTTTAGAAGCCTTTCAAGCGCCGACTCGTTGAAAGTCAAGGGCTGTCTGATCTAATGAGATAATAACTAGGAAGGATCGTTTCAGTCAAGTTGAaggtaagtaatataaatataacatttcttCACTTTCAAGTATATGTGATATAAGTGCTTAAGGTTACTTCctatgtacttatttatatttttctttaattgacTAGAGATAGCACTTCGttacaaaaaatagtattaaaatatttgcgaGTTTATAACTTTTGGAcgcaagtgttttttttttttttataaaaaatacaataaatgtatattatatattaataccatATAGATTAGACTATAAACTAGTTATACTaactaacataaattaaaaaaaaacggccCAGTTCAGaaagttatgttaattattatgtagTCTATATAGTAACCGTTGCTAATAAAGAATTTAGTTAATGTAGACAGTCTCCAAaaaacgattattattttacgGTCTGGTCTAGATTTGAATTGGCCTAATCAACTTTGCTAAATTTGTTCGTTACGTGGACCTTGTTCGTTTTTAAACGtgtaactattataaaaaatgactaGAACCTAGATCAATCGATattcgtaattttataaaagttaggAAATCTACAAATAAGTTACTGTCAATATATTGTATAGTAAATTGCGGGTTGATGGGCATGAGAGTGTCAGAAATTCATCAGACACTGGTTTACTCACGGTGTATTTCTTCACCACCGAGCGCGGGATCAATTATAAATGCTTGACAGGATTGAATTTCGACGATTTCGATTAAGATTCAtctgttttaaccactgggcatCTATATCTGGGCTCttagcttatattatataaacataacattattaaaaagaaatattactattccaaaaataaaaaaattcaagcaaATTCATTGggtgtttatttttacttacccTAACATTTTTATGAGCTTCTCAATTACCGTAGAGTAGCAAGCGCAAGACAGCGAATACATTGCCATACCCCAACATCCAAAACGAACACCCGCTTCGTAATTTATACGGCTTTCGCTGCCCACAGGTGCCTGCGATTAATATATAgcaatttcaattttacaatattgCTCTTTACATTTAAAGGCGTATAAGgtaaaattattacacaaaatatatataggtatagtataaaatgcattttgcaatttatataGCTGTTTTTTGAGCAATAATGTTTTACTGTATGAgcctaataaaaaacattgaccTATTTTGAAAATTGATGTATCAGCAGAGATAATCCAAAGCCAACACGTACGAAGCCATTCATCACTAATCCTTAATGTAATTATCTGTGTTTACTAAAACTGAATCATCATTTTGAATAAAACGTGTGCTGTCataaaaataagtcattaaataaacattgaatataaGCATAACACAGAGTAACGACATACgttcatattcatattttttgccGTAAAACGTCATCtagctttgaaaaaaaaaaacggattcTAATTTCACTTTTTGGTGTCTTCTTAAGTAgtcttaaattataagtatgacacattagatttaaaaaacaatattctaaaGCTACTAAATAAGGTCATCGGTCAGTGTTTATAGGGATATAAAGTTTGCTAAACTAGTCCTgaaaaattttattctaaattcaaaattacagATTTATATCTCTTCGAAGAATTTTCTCATTCAGATGCAATTATCGACAATAATCTGAATAATACTCACAGCGGGATTTCCACCGAAGACAGATTCACCGACGAAATCAGTGAAATAGAGCGAGTAACACACATGAGCCATCCAGCAAAATAGATTAGTTAGGCACACAATACGCAATGACTTTGGCATTAACACAATAGACTTCAGATAGTGCTTCAGAGAAAGTGGCTCCCCAGTGTGGCCCTCCACTGGAATCTTGATTGTAATACCAGTATTcttaaacaaagttattttttatatgaaaaacggtaatattttcatcattctggatagttttttaaaatataagctaaatttaaatgtcactTTTCTTATAATcgctaattttaataatcttaaagttaaaatgtaatgttgtatttttaaatgttgaaaaacagtaactacttagtttcttgccggttcaaaagtgctcgtaaaactgggcctactggaataaagtatattttgaattgatttgtTGTAACAACGTTATTTTGAAGTCGGATTAATTATTGAAGTAATATAAAACGTGATTTTTGTACGTTATACAAGTAGGTAttgcaaaatatgttataaaaaaagtgtacaagaaacttaatttattttacttaagacttttttttactattacttttgttttaccTTAGAACTTACTTTATTTTaccctaaaatttattttttatgatttaacttAAAGCCATCAACGAAAAAACAATTTCgaatcaatgtaaaaaaaacgtcCGTCCGTCCAGAGTTTGTTAAGGAACGCAAAATTGAAATGATGAAGATGATTGGCTTAAATGAGATTGCGTTtaactttcattaaaaaacCGTCAGAGAATTTCCAACCAAATTAGATTTGGATTGAAAAgtgttaagaaaatataatgaaatttaacaaataatccTTTAAGGTATTTCCtggtcattttattattattgttcttcAAATTACACTTACTTCGTCATCCACTGGGGCATCAGCTTTTTTTAAAGATCCGTATGAAGTCGTCTCTTTCTTCAGTCCATTCCTTTCAACATTCTCACTCTCTTCGAAATGTTCCTCAAATTGATCTTTGTTATCTAGTTTATTGTAATCATCATTTTCATCGATCTTATTTAATGGTATTTCCTTGAAACTCGTTATTGTGGCCGTAACgcatacaatgaaaataattgtaatgagaAAAAATACGGCCCTAACGTGACCTCCGAATAATTCTCCTAGAAACAatcaaaaactttattaaaaacgcAATTCATAAGAAAAGCTTtagatatgattattatttattattgctgcCAGTTATTTCTCCGTACCGTTGAATGTGGCTTATATTACAATTAGGAACTATTTGAAATGGGCAGTagtcgatcgtttcattccttTTTACAGTTGAAAATTTATGGATCATTTTCGAGTcctattgtaaaatatactCATTGGCTATAAATGGTTACAAATTTATGATTGTTCCTTAAgttaatatctattattaaaatagcattACGAGCTATTTAACATaacttagtatattttaaatatttaatgcagGGACTTCACTCACCCAAGGAAGTTTCATCCCAATTTATTCCTCCAAGAGCATAGCCCATAAATCCACCTAAGCCAGCCATAACGGTAAAAGTACTCAGACCTTTAGCGTGATCCTCTGTAAAATCACAAAGTGTAACATCTTATAAAACACTTTGCAAGATATTGGGTATAAAATTTTGAAGTCATATTTATGTTTCCTATATAACaacttacatacattatatattttaatgatgctcattaaataataacgaaaataaaGTAGCCTATAAATATCCCACTAGTGGGATAAGGCATCCTTTTCTTTGTGTAGAAGGCTTGAATTTAATGTGCATTGGTTAATGTATATCTGGGCATTACCGTCTTTACAATAAGGGCACAcagggcacgtgcccagggggGCATTTTGAGGGGGCATTTTGAgggggccccgaagaaccaacaatttctcgCACACGTTAActgctatgaatattttttgtaccaccaatcagattcctatgaattaacaaaacttaatgtctggctataagcaaattatttatatatggtagacgatttattaaaaattaaaaataaaatgtttttattaaatatttggccATAGAATAACTTAAGATGGCTCTGTATCTGGgtgatttaaatacaatatggcGGATTTAAATCACCCAGATACAGATGCTATGTTTCACACTAAGTTATGAAGTTTCAGTGACGCCTGAATTTGAACCCACGCCTGGATTAGATTGTATCCACTGTATGTGTGACTGTAACATCTCAGTTTGTACAACATGTATTGGATTTATGTATTGGAACTATTTACGATTCGCAAAAATCATGACCCAAATGTAAATTATGTGTATTAAAAATTGACCGTAAAACTTCGTCCTactattttttatctctttaaatatttgcaattagCAATGTATAAACACTTctgaaatttaaaactaaatgtaaacagtcgttaaaatgttttcatctTATCGCTGTGACAACTgctacttaatttaattttataaatgtatacatacttgtgtttaaatattggttCTTACTAATTAAGTCTCACGgtgatcattattattaatgacaaaatataaaacaaatatttatattaattattattttttgtctttttatggttttgaatataaaaacaacatgtTTTGATTCCATTATTAGTCTATCCATTATTAGGAAGGCTTAAAGAGACGATTTGACAAAATTGTTCTTCAAAATATATTGGGGCCAAACGAAATTGGATACTGATTGATTTTTATGGTTTCCTGTGCAACGTAATACGACAgcctatatgtatttatttactaaggTACATTTAATCGATAcgcaataaatacttttttagatACTTCGATCGTGTATGttcttaaaaaattaagatatttttttaaacagtgcCACTGGCACCA
This DNA window, taken from Vanessa tameamea isolate UH-Manoa-2023 chromosome 7, ilVanTame1 primary haplotype, whole genome shotgun sequence, encodes the following:
- the Lovit gene encoding proton-associated sugar transporter A, coding for MADKLNEYQGVTGRLHSTRDKCKERWAQWKEEHPQGVKEAVREALYAIPSSDEPPERVVREGEYSDLFRRKNRLELMRISAAVMGIEFSYAGETAFVSPTLLQIGVPHQQMTLVWALSPLIGFFMTPLLGSLSDRCPSKYGRRRPFIVLMSIGVFLGLILVPNGEDIGYALGDEGSVNRTVVPSALGPRSSALEVQNNNHHHWGVLFTVLGTVLLDFDADACQSPARAYLLDVTVPEDHAKGLSTFTVMAGLGGFMGYALGGINWDETSLGELFGGHVRAVFFLITIIFIVCVTATITSFKEIPLNKIDENDDYNKLDNKDQFEEHFEESENVERNGLKKETTSYGSLKKADAPVDDENTGITIKIPVEGHTGEPLSLKHYLKSIVLMPKSLRIVCLTNLFCWMAHVCYSLYFTDFVGESVFGGNPAAPVGSESRINYEAGVRFGCWGMAMYSLSCACYSTVIEKLIKMLGAKKVYVGGLCTYSCGMLMLCILRARAAVLLFSWTAGIMYSTLFTMPYLLVAHYHATGMWDSDGGGSEQERGIGTDVAVVSSCVFVAQLCISVIMGFAVKITGSTAAVVAVAATLAGAAAFTATKITYLDL